One Gemmatimonadota bacterium DNA window includes the following coding sequences:
- a CDS encoding beta-propeller fold lactonase family protein has protein sequence MGNVPKCNQFRLTASTVKCIISTLQKGNIMKYTAIVLSLTLILIAPLLDAQETKSADFDGNGTVDFTDFLAFAQGFGKSAGQDDFNEKLDLDGNGTIDFSDFLLFVNAFGGSSSPTTPPAGPEPRFLYISDVLGANIRVIDTSTNLLDSSRTFSADFPRGIAFSNINKRLYVAGRDTFHAFTEDGIPDFQLSLEMPVAPGGGFTSRGGFHIALSPNHQFAYVTEEEGATVEVFDVLAGQPLDIIDVPPTPRGIAISPDGARLYVGHGNATNAVSVIDTGIPALIDSISVGQTVSRLAVSPDGQSLYLNNTRAGRVLKVNTSTKAIADSLTLGQANDLDIEVRDIALSADGTRLVVSLYRIFLGFDALGNSVPAFWGGIVVIDTQTWRQTAEIFVGVIVGNIGLKPDGKTVYVAGVESLESLASTGNLQVYIVDLEDNRTLGTIRGFSLPVAFSFGASKPAVPRLQSPELIIF, from the coding sequence ATGGGAAACGTCCCAAAATGTAATCAATTCAGATTGACAGCCTCAACGGTCAAATGTATCATAAGTACCCTTCAAAAAGGAAATATTATGAAATATACCGCGATTGTATTGTCTCTCACACTAATTTTGATAGCTCCACTGCTCGATGCCCAGGAAACAAAATCCGCTGATTTTGATGGCAATGGCACCGTTGATTTTACTGATTTTCTGGCGTTTGCTCAGGGTTTTGGCAAGTCTGCCGGTCAGGATGATTTCAATGAAAAACTCGACCTCGACGGCAATGGCACAATCGACTTTTCGGACTTTCTGCTTTTTGTCAATGCTTTTGGCGGGTCTTCAAGTCCGACGACTCCACCGGCAGGACCCGAGCCTCGATTTCTTTATATTAGCGATGTTCTAGGTGCCAATATCCGGGTTATCGATACTTCGACTAATTTGCTCGATTCCAGCCGAACGTTTTCCGCCGATTTTCCGCGGGGTATCGCGTTTTCTAATATCAACAAGCGACTTTATGTGGCAGGTAGAGATACCTTCCACGCATTTACTGAAGATGGGATCCCCGATTTTCAACTCTCACTCGAAATGCCAGTCGCACCTGGCGGAGGATTTACGAGTCGGGGCGGTTTTCACATTGCGCTTTCACCCAATCACCAGTTTGCATACGTGACCGAAGAAGAGGGGGCTACAGTCGAAGTTTTTGATGTACTTGCAGGTCAGCCCCTGGACATCATCGATGTTCCGCCCACGCCCCGTGGCATTGCTATCTCGCCCGATGGGGCGCGTCTCTATGTTGGGCACGGCAATGCTACAAATGCCGTGTCTGTTATTGATACGGGTATTCCAGCACTGATCGACAGTATCTCTGTGGGCCAAACCGTCAGTCGATTGGCCGTCTCGCCCGATGGACAAAGCCTTTATCTCAACAACACTCGTGCAGGCCGCGTGCTCAAAGTCAATACCAGCACCAAAGCGATTGCCGATAGCCTCACACTCGGTCAGGCCAATGATCTGGACATTGAAGTTCGCGATATCGCGCTTTCCGCAGATGGCACGCGCCTTGTCGTATCTCTCTACCGAATTTTTTTGGGCTTTGATGCGTTGGGCAATTCCGTGCCCGCGTTCTGGGGAGGTATTGTGGTTATCGATACACAAACATGGAGACAAACCGCCGAAATTTTTGTCGGTGTAATCGTGGGCAATATCGGCCTTAAACCCGACGGTAAGACGGTCTATGTCGCTGGTGTCGAAAGCCTTGAAAGTTTGGCTTCAACGGGCAATTTACAGGTCTATATTGTCGATCTCGAAGATAATAGAACCCTGGGTACTATCCGCGGCTTTAGCTTGCCGGTTGCTTTTTCCTTTGGCGCGTCCAAACCCGCGGTTCCCAGGTTGCAGAGTCCAGAACTGATTATTTTTTAA
- a CDS encoding sulfite exporter TauE/SafE family protein has product MKGDIVLPDYPTIFWILAVISVIFVGIAKAGFGGGVGILATPLMALVIPVADSAAILLPLLMVCDVFAVAHYRKHFHRRSVKLLLPGAAIGIGIGALFFGYFSANERVLQLGLGILSLFFVVFQALRAVITGALTKRHPHSAEGVFMGAIAGFTSTIAHAGGPPTTIYLLPQQLPRNLFVGTTVILFAAINQMKLIPYLGLDILRAEHLVTIAILSPLGYAGVRLGIFFNKRFTDHWFNIVVYSILFIAGVQLISGKNLIQLLGIV; this is encoded by the coding sequence ATAAAAGGAGATATTGTGTTACCCGATTATCCGACGATTTTCTGGATTCTGGCTGTCATCTCTGTAATTTTTGTCGGTATAGCCAAAGCCGGGTTTGGCGGAGGTGTTGGCATTTTGGCAACGCCACTCATGGCACTTGTCATTCCAGTGGCAGACTCGGCAGCGATTTTGTTACCACTCTTAATGGTTTGCGATGTATTTGCCGTTGCACACTACCGCAAGCATTTTCATCGGCGCAGTGTAAAATTGCTCTTGCCCGGTGCGGCAATCGGGATCGGTATAGGAGCATTATTCTTTGGATATTTCAGCGCGAATGAGCGCGTATTGCAACTCGGTTTGGGGATTTTGAGTTTGTTTTTTGTGGTATTCCAGGCTTTGCGCGCAGTGATTACGGGCGCACTTACAAAGCGACACCCACACAGTGCAGAAGGCGTTTTCATGGGCGCAATAGCGGGCTTTACGTCAACCATCGCACATGCTGGCGGTCCCCCTACAACCATCTATTTGCTTCCCCAACAATTGCCCCGCAACCTCTTTGTGGGAACGACCGTAATTCTTTTTGCCGCGATCAATCAGATGAAATTAATTCCCTATTTGGGATTGGATATTTTGCGAGCCGAACATCTCGTCACAATCGCAATCCTATCCCCATTGGGCTACGCAGGCGTGAGGTTGGGCATTTTTTTTAATAAGCGTTTCACAGACCACTGGTTTAATATAGTCGTCTATTCAATTCTATTTATCGCAGGCGTACAGTTGATTTCGGGCAAAAACTTAATTCAATTGTTAGGCATTGTGTAA